DNA from Roseimicrobium sp. ORNL1:
ACCCCAGCGGCCAGCATGAATTCCGCGCCGGCGGCACCCTCCTGGCGCGTGCCCTCAATGAACAGAGCAGCCTGCCCCTCGATGTGGTGCTGGTCACCGAAGGCTGGCCCAAGGACGAGTCCGTCTTCGACGGCGCCAAGGCCGTGATCTGCTACGCGGACGGCGGCGGGAAGCACCCCTTCGTGGGCCACTTGGAAAAGGTGGACTCGCTGGCCAAGGCGGGCGTGGGCATCATGTGCATGCACTACGGCGTGGAAGTGGTGCCCGACCAGGCAGGCAAAGAATTCACCCGCTGGATTGGCGGCTTCTATGAAGGCGGCTTCTCCGTGAACCCCCACTGGGATGCCGCGACCGAGGCTGCTCTGGACCACCCCGTGGGCCGTGGCGTGAAGCCGGTGACCGTGAATGACGAGTGGTACTTCCGCATGCGCTTCCCCGAGCCTCCCGTGCACAGCACCCTGCTGAAGGCCACCCCCACCCGCGCCCTCATCAAGCGCTACATCCACTGGAACGAAGGCGCGGACGCCGAGCTTGGCAAACCCCAGACCCTCATGTGGGGCGTGCAGCGCCCGGACGGAGGACGCGGTGTGGGCTTCACCGGCGGCCACTGGCACCGGAACTGGGCCATCGATGACTTCCGCAAGGTCGTGCTCAATGCCATCGTCTGGACCGCCGGACTGGATGTGCCCGAGGGCGGCGTGAAATCCCAGCCCATCACCGAGGCCCAGCTCAACGAGAACCTCGATGAGAAGACCCCCATGGAGCACGTGAACCTTCCCTCGCCCAAGGACCTCACCCTGCCCACCGCCGAGCCTGTCGGCAATCGCGGCCCCGGCGTGAAGCCCGCCGCCCCTGCCAAGCCCACATCCGCGCCCGCTCCTGCTCCCGCAAAGCAGCCATGACCCCCCCTCACGGCACTGACGTATCCCAAGGCATGGAGCATTCCCATACCGGCAGCCACGGTGATGATCACGATCACGGGCATTCGCACAGTCACACGACGGCGACCCGTGAGCGTGAGCCCATGACCGCTCAGGTGTCTGCCAAGCTCGTGCAGGAGACCATCTCCCGCTGCCGGGCCCTCGGTCTGCGTCGAACCACCGCGCTGGAGGACCTGCTGAAGGCGCTCCTCGAATCCCCGCGTCCCATGACCCTCGGCGAACTCGCCGAGTCCAAGCTGCTGAAGAACCGCTGCGACCGCGCCACCGTCTTCCGTCTCCTCGTCCGCCTGGAAAAGCAGGGCATCCTGCGCCGCCTCGGCCTGCACGACCGCTCCGCGTATTACACGGTGAACCTGCCGGACGGGCACCACGATTACCTCATCTGCACCGAATGCGGCGCGATTGAGCAGCTCGACATCGCCTGCCCCGTGGAACAACTCGAAGCCCAAATCGCCCGCGACTCCGGCTTCCGGAAACTCTACCACGAGCTCGAGTTCTTCGGCGTGTGCCCGAAGTGCAGTTGAACGGCTAAGGAAGTCGGGTCTCCTGACCGGACAACGTCCGGCGGGTTTTCCTACCCGCCATCCAACGTAGCTCGCGAGTCCCTTCGCGAGTTCACGCTGCGTGACCGACTCTGGTTAACCGCAAAGGGGCAGAGAGGCAAAGGACGCAGAGGATGGGAGGGGGCTGGCGTAAAGGCACATCATAGCTATGCGCGCTAGCCACACCTCGACGCGAGAGGAGGCAGAGACGCGCAGTCATCGTCAAATCCGATGCCAAGGTTCATGGCATCACTGCAGCCCTGGGAGCGCTGGCCTCCGGCCGGCTGCTTCTATCGCGTCACTCCGCCCCATCACGCCTGAGCGTCCTGTCGTTCAAGGAGCGGCACTAGCCTTAGTGCCGGTGGTGGGCAATGGTGGGTGCGGAGCCTTGAGAACCGCTAGGAAGGCGGAAGAACACGCCTCACATTCGTCACCCTTCACGCTGCTACTCCCACCACAAGACGGCACTAGGCTAGTGCCGCTCCTTGAACAGTCGGCCATTCACACACAAACGTAAAGACTCCCTCCGCATCTCTGCCACCTCCTGCGTCGAGGTGCACCATCCTCCAGGCACATTCACGACCCCAACACCAAACCCCTCTCCAATCCTCTGCGTCCTTTGCCATTCTGCCCCTTTGCGGTTAACCGGAAACGTCCCTGTAGTTCTCCCCCACCCCTGACCTGACTCCGATTCCCCAACTTGCACGGAGAATCTGTTGCAGCAGTTTCGTAGAAATGGTGTTGTGTTAATGATCTAAGTTCCCGTTCCCGTCCCTCTCCGCAGCTTCATGGACTGGCAGTACCCTTACCTCCTCCTGCTCATCATCCCGGCGCTGGCGTTTCTCGTGTGGGCGGAGCGGAAGTCGGCGCATCCCATGCCGGCCTCGCGGAAGCGGGTGCTGCTCATCGTGCGGGCGCTGGGGGTCATCCTCGCGCTGGCGGCGCTGGCCGGACCGGCGAAGGTCATCACCAGCAACCGCCGCGCGGTGGTCGTGGCGGTGGACGTCTCCCAGAGCCTCGGCCCCGAGGGCGTGAAGTCCGCCCTCGACCGCGCCGCCACCCTGCGGTCCTCGCTGCCGAGCGACACAGAAGTTTTCAACGTGGCCTTCGGCGACGAGACCCGCCTGCTCAGCGACGCGGACCTCAAGGACGCCAATGCCAACGCCACCACCGGCGCCATCGCGGACATGCAGAAGAATCACGGCGCGCAGAGCCGCTACGCCGCTGCCGTGGAGTATGCGCGCGCGCTGTTCCCCGCCGGCACCTCACGCCATGTGGTGCTCATCGGCGATGGCCATGAGACCCGCGGCAGCCTGGTGGAGTCCGCCCGCGGCGCCGCGTTGGCGGAGGTGCAGGTTCATGCGATTCCCGTGGCCGGCCCTCGCAAGCCGGATGTGCGCGTGCGCCAGCTGGTGCCCAGCCAGTCCCGCCTGCATGAGGGCGCCGCGCTCAAGCTCACGGTGGATGTGGAGAGCACCATGGATGGCAGCGGCGTGCTGAAGCTCTTCGAGAACGGCATGGAGGTCGAGCGGCGCAACGTCACCGTGAAGGCCGGCCAGCCCCTGCAGGAAATCCTCACCCGCCACCCCGCCACGCGGAACATCTACAAATACCGCGCCGTGCTGGAGGGATTCAACGGCGATGCCATCCCCGCGAACAACGAAGCGCTTACCCTGGTGGATGTGCGCGGCCGCCTGCGGCTGCTCTATGTAGAAGGCGATGCCAATGAAGCGCAGTACCTCATGCAGGCCATGGAGAAGGAGGGCATCCAGCTGGAGCTGCGCGCTCCCGGCACCATTCCCGCCAGCCCGCAGGAACTCAGCGGCTATGATGGTGTGATACTTTCGGATGTACCCGCGCACAAGCTCGGGGAGAATGTCATGGTCGCCATCCGCGATTACGTGGACAAGCTGGGCGGCGGCTTCATCATGCTCGGCGGGCCGAATTCCTTCGGCGTCGGCGGCTACTTCCGCACCCCCATTGAAGAAGTCCTGCCCGTGCGCCTGAAGGCCCCGGATGAGGAGGAGAAACAAAGCAGCGCCCTCGCCCTGGTCATCGACCGCTCCGGCTCCATGTCCGGCGAGAAACTGGAGATGGCCAAGAGCGCCGCCATCGCCACCGCCGAGGTGCTCACGCGCAATGACAGCATCGGTGTGTACGCCTTCGACTCCGAACTGCACGTTGTCACTCCCATGACACGCCTCAGCTCCAGTGCGGCGGTCGCAGGCCAGATTGCCGGACTCACCAGCGGTGGCGGCACGAATGCCTACCCTGCCATGTCCGAGGCACGCAACGCCCTGCAGCGTGTGAAGGCGAAGATCAAGCACATGATCGTGATGACCGACGGCCAGACCAGCGGCACCGGTTATGAGTCACTCGCCTCGCAATGCCGTGCCGAGGGCATGACCATTTCCACCGTGGCGATTGGCGATGGTGCACATGTGGGCCTGCTTCAGGCCATCGCCAGTCTCGGCGGTGGTCAGAGCTACACCACGCTCGATGCGTCCAACATCACCCGCATCTTCACGCAGGACACGCTCATCCACACCGGCCGCATGATTCGTGAGGATGCCTTCACGCCCACCATGTCCGAGCGGCATCCCATTCTCGCCGGCTGGGACAAGTTCGAACCACCGCCGCTGCTGGGTTACGTGAAGACCCTGCGCAAGAGCACCGCGCAAGTCCCGCTGGTCACCGACCTCGGTGATCCCCTCCTCGCCCACTGGCGCTACGGCCTCGGCAAGGCAACGGCCTTCACCAGCGACGCCAAGAGCCGCTGGGCCT
Protein-coding regions in this window:
- a CDS encoding ThuA domain-containing protein, with the translated sequence MTRASFFRITLLPLFTAAAAIVLPLSATPSFAQAPGKTKIVLIAGVKSHPSGQHEFRAGGTLLARALNEQSSLPLDVVLVTEGWPKDESVFDGAKAVICYADGGGKHPFVGHLEKVDSLAKAGVGIMCMHYGVEVVPDQAGKEFTRWIGGFYEGGFSVNPHWDAATEAALDHPVGRGVKPVTVNDEWYFRMRFPEPPVHSTLLKATPTRALIKRYIHWNEGADAELGKPQTLMWGVQRPDGGRGVGFTGGHWHRNWAIDDFRKVVLNAIVWTAGLDVPEGGVKSQPITEAQLNENLDEKTPMEHVNLPSPKDLTLPTAEPVGNRGPGVKPAAPAKPTSAPAPAPAKQP
- a CDS encoding transcriptional repressor yields the protein MTPPHGTDVSQGMEHSHTGSHGDDHDHGHSHSHTTATREREPMTAQVSAKLVQETISRCRALGLRRTTALEDLLKALLESPRPMTLGELAESKLLKNRCDRATVFRLLVRLEKQGILRRLGLHDRSAYYTVNLPDGHHDYLICTECGAIEQLDIACPVEQLEAQIARDSGFRKLYHELEFFGVCPKCS
- a CDS encoding VWA domain-containing protein produces the protein MDWQYPYLLLLIIPALAFLVWAERKSAHPMPASRKRVLLIVRALGVILALAALAGPAKVITSNRRAVVVAVDVSQSLGPEGVKSALDRAATLRSSLPSDTEVFNVAFGDETRLLSDADLKDANANATTGAIADMQKNHGAQSRYAAAVEYARALFPAGTSRHVVLIGDGHETRGSLVESARGAALAEVQVHAIPVAGPRKPDVRVRQLVPSQSRLHEGAALKLTVDVESTMDGSGVLKLFENGMEVERRNVTVKAGQPLQEILTRHPATRNIYKYRAVLEGFNGDAIPANNEALTLVDVRGRLRLLYVEGDANEAQYLMQAMEKEGIQLELRAPGTIPASPQELSGYDGVILSDVPAHKLGENVMVAIRDYVDKLGGGFIMLGGPNSFGVGGYFRTPIEEVLPVRLKAPDEEEKQSSALALVIDRSGSMSGEKLEMAKSAAIATAEVLTRNDSIGVYAFDSELHVVTPMTRLSSSAAVAGQIAGLTSGGGTNAYPAMSEARNALQRVKAKIKHMIVMTDGQTSGTGYESLASQCRAEGMTISTVAIGDGAHVGLLQAIASLGGGQSYTTLDASNITRIFTQDTLIHTGRMIREDAFTPTMSERHPILAGWDKFEPPPLLGYVKTLRKSTAQVPLVTDLGDPLLAHWRYGLGKATAFTSDAKSRWASLWISRWNGFGQFWSQVLRETARPPQGQNMDLRCEMEGDEAKVSVDVLTDAGTRGNEARVTAEVFFVSAESLGAPLKPVQSLTLRQSGPGLYAGNFKPDQAGVYLVRAQSGAQMVTAGMVHNPSGEQSLGTVNDTLLREAAQMTGGTYLDKDTKLDLGSAKARKYLELWPHLVIALLALFLIDAIVRRWEHVTGIWDMAFGGMKSAGKTKTAL